The Thermomonospora curvata DSM 43183 DNA segment GGACGTGGGCACGCGTGCCCGCTCGTCGGTCTTCCTCCACGGTGGCCGATGAGGCCGCCGCGATGACATGCCGGCGGGGTGCGGTTTTCCTTGACGCCGCCGGCGACGGGCATGCCTGTGACGACGGCCGCTTCCGCAGATGGTCGGGGCGTCCGGAGGCGGGGAAGGCGCCCGCCGCCGGGCGCCCGATGTGATCAGCATTACCCTCCGGGGCATCGTCCCAGCTCAGCGCGGTCCGGCAGATTTACCGCATGACATATGAATTCGACCTGGACACCCGGGTGGAGCCGGACGGCGAGGACGCCTACCTGGCCGACATCACCGACCGCTGGCACACCCCCAATGGAACCCCCAACGGGGGTTACACGCTGGCGGTGTGCCTGCAGGCGCTGCGGCACCGCCTGCCGCTGCCCGACCCGATCGCGGTGTCCGCCCACTACCTGCGTCCGGCCGGGGTGGGCAAGGCCCGGATCACCACCGAGACGGTCAAGACCGGGCGGCGGCTGGCCACCGGGATGGCGAGCCTATGGCAGGACGGCAAGGAGATGCTCCGGGTGGTGGCCTCCTTCGGCGACCTCGACAAGGCGCGGGGCCGGACGCTGGTGCTCGGCCGGGCGCCGCGGCTGCCCGACCCGGAGACCCTCTCCGACGCCCTGGGCGGCCTGTCGATGCCGGGGCTGAGCCTGGCCGGCCGGGTCGAGTACCGCCTGGCGGAACCGCCGGGCTGGATGCGCGGCGAACCGGGCGGGAAGCCGCAGTGGGAGTTTTGGATGCGTTTCCGGGACGGCCGCGAGCCCGACGCGCTGTCGCTGCCGTTCTTCGTCGACGCCATGGCCCCGGCCGTCTTGGACATCGGGGAGGCCTCGCTGACCGTGGAGCTGACCGTCCACGTGCGGCGCCGCCCCGTCCCCGGCTGGCTGGCCTGCCGGGTGAGCACCCGGTACGTGATGGACGGCTTCCACGAAGAGGACATGGAGATATGGGACTCGGCCGGCAACCTGGTGGCCCAGTCCCGGCAGCTGGGCCTGCTCCTCTCCGCCTGATCGCCCACTGGAACGCTCCCGGCGGGCCCGCCGGGAGCGGTGGGTCCGCCGCATCGTTTCAGCGGGCGGCGGCCAGGCACTCGTCGATGGCGGCGGGGGAGAGGATGTGGTCCAGCACCATGGCCGCGCAGCCGGTCAGGCCCGCCGCATCGCCCAGCGTGCTGGGCTCGATCCGCAGCTGACGGGTGGCCAGGGCGGTGGCCCGCTGGTACACCGCCTCCCGCACCCCGGCGATCAGCGGCTCGCCGGTCTCGACCAGATCGCCGCCCAGCACCACCACGGCCGGGTTGAGCAGGTTGACCGCCGCGGCGATCACCTCGCCGATCCGCCGGCCGGCCCGCCGCACCGGCGCCACCGCCGCCGGGTCGCCGCCGCGCACCCGCAGCGCCAGCTCGGCCAGGTCGGCGGCGCCGGTGGCGGCCGTCAGCGCCGCGCCGCCGGCGACCGCCTCCACGCAGTCGAAGTTGCCGCAACGGCAGGGGACGCCCTCGCCGTCGCGGACGGGAATGTGCCCGATCTCCCCGGCGGCACCCAGCGCGCCGCGCTGGATGCGGCCCCCGGCGATCAGTCCCGCGCCGATGCCGGTGGACAGTTTCACGAACAGCAGGTCATCGATCTGGCCCCGGTAGCGGGCCTGGTACTCGCCCAGCGCCGCCACGTTCACGTCGTTGTCGAAGTAGGCGGGCACGGGGAAACGCTCGGCCAGCGCGGGGCGCAGGTCGATGCCGTCCGGCCGCGGCGCCGGGGCCGGCGGGACCAGCCGGCGCAGCGGGACGGGCGCCGTGCCGCCGGCGATCCCGGCGGCGCCGGGACTGCCCACTCCCACGCCGCGCACCGCCGCACGGGTCAGCCCGGCCTTGCCGAGCAGCTCGTCCCAGTGCTCGGTCAGCCACTGCGGCAGCGCCTGCGGATCCGGGTGCGCCGGCAGGTCGGGGTCGGACTGCACCAGGATCCGCCCGGCCAGGTCGCACACGGCGACCTGGCCGCGGCGCTGGCCGAGGTTGGCCACCAGCACGGCGCCGCCGGCGGCGTTGAACTCCAGCCGGGCCGGCGGGCGCCCTCCGGAGGACGGCCCGCCGGGGCGCTCGATGACCAGGCCGCGGGCGATCAGTTCGGAGACGCGGAGCGCGACCGCCGGCCGGGACAGCCCGGTCAGCCGGCCGAGCTCGGCGCGGGTGCAGACGCCCTCACGGATCAGGCGGAGCAAGTCTCCGCTGGTCGAAGGCTGTTTGGGCACTGGGACAGTGAATCACGCCAGGTTCGGCGTGTCGAGTTACACATGTTCGCAATCTTTTGTAACAAAACCTTCATAAGCACGCTTGTGTAAGTTTCCAAAGGGTCGGTAGTTTGCGGTCCGACGCCTTACCTATGGAGCCCTCTCAATGCCGCCAACCCTCCACCCCGTGGTCGCACGGGTGACCGAGCGCATCGCCGGGCGCAGCGCCGCACGCCGCGCCGACTACCTGGCGCGGATCGCCGACGCCGGGCGCGGCAACGAACGCGACGGGCGGGTCAGACCCGCGCGCACCGCGTTGGGCTGCGCCAACCTGGCGCACGGCTTCGCCGCCTGCGCCCCGGCCGACAAACTCGCCCTGCGCGGCGCCGATGCGCCCAACATCGCGATCGTCACCGCCTACAACGACATGCTCTCGGCGCACCAGCCGCTGAAGGACTACCCCGACCTGCTCAAACGGGCGATCGGGCAGGCCGGCGGCACCGCCCAGGTCGCCGGCGGGGTGCCCGCCATGTGCGACGGCGTCACCCAGGGGCGCGCCGGCATGGAGCTGTCGCTGTTCAGCCGGGACGTGGTCGCCATGGCCACCGCCGTCGCGCTGGCCCACGACATGTTCGACGGCGTGCTGCTGCTGGGGGTGTGCGACAAGATCGTCCCCGGCCTGGTGATCGGCGCGCTGGCGTTCGGGCACCTGCCGGCGATCCTGGTGCCCGCCGGCCCCATGGCCTCCGGGCTGCCCAACGCGCAAAAAGCCAAGGTCCGCAAGCTGTTCGCCGAGGGCAAGGCGACGCGGGAGGAGCTGCTGGAGGCCGAGGCCGCCTCCTACCACTCGCCGGGCACCTGCACCTTCTACGGCACCGCCAACTCCAACCAGCTGCTGATGGAGGTGATGGGCCTGCACCTGCCCGGCGCCAGCTTCGTCCCGCCGGGCACCGCGCTGCGCGAGGCCCTCACCCTCGAAGCCGGCCGCCGCATCACCGAGCTGACCGCGCTCGGCGGCTCCTACACCCCCGTCGGCGAGCTGCTGGATGAGCGGGCCTTCGTCAACGGGGTGGTGGCGCTGCTGGCCACCGGCGGCTCCACCAACCACACCCTGCACCTGGTGGCCATGGCCGCCGCCGCGGGCATCGAGCTGACCTGGGACGACTTCGATGAGCTGTCGGCGGTCACCCCGCTGCTGACCCGCCTGTACCCCAACGGCGGCGCCGATGTGAATCACTTCCACGCCGCCGGCGGCACCGGCTTCCTCATCGGCGAGCTGCTGGAGGCCGGGCTGCTGCACGCCGACGCCCGCACCGTCGGCGGCAAGACGCTGGACGACTACCGGGTGACGCCCGAGCTGGGGGAGGAGGGCGAGCTGGTCTGGCGGCCGGCGCCGCGCGACTCGGCCGACACCTCGGTGCTGCGGCCGGTGGCCGACCCGTTCGACACCCACGGCGGGCTGCGCACGGTCAGCGGCAACCTCGGCCGCGCCGTGGTGAAGGTCTCGGCGGTGGACCCCGCCCACCGCGCGGTGCAGGCCCCGGCCCGGGTCTTCGCCTCCCAGCAGGAGCTGCAGGAGGCCTTCCGGGCCGGCGAGCTGGACGGCGATGTGGTCGTGGTGGTCCGCCACCAGGGGCCGCGCGCCAACGGAATGCCCGAGCTGCACAAGCTCACCCCGCCGCTGTCGGTGCTGCAGGACCGCGGCCACAAGGTCGCGCTGGTCACCGACGGGCGCATGTCGGGGGCGTCCGGGAGCGTCCTGGCCGCCATCCATCTGTCCCCGGAGGCCGCCGCCGGCGGGCCGCTGGCCCGGGTGCGCGACGGCGACCTCATCCGGCTCGATGCGGACGAAGGAGTACTGCAGGTGCTGGTGCCGGAGGAAGAGCTGGCCGCCCGGGAGCCCGCCGCGGCCCCCGGAGAGCAGGTCGGAACGGGCCGTGAGCTGTTTGCGGCCTTCCGCCGGGCGGTGGGCCCGGCCGAGCGCGGAGCGGCGGTGTTCACCTCATGACGGCGATGGCGCCTTCGGCGGAGCGGCCCTGGCTGGTGGCCGACATCGGCGGCACCAACGCCCGCTTCGGGCTCATCCAGGCGCCCGGCGCGCCGCCCAGCCGGGTGCAGGTGCTGGCGCTGCGCGACCACGCCGGGCTGGCCGAGGCCACCGCCACCTACCTGGCCCGGCACGCCGGGGACGTGCGGCCCGGCGCCGCCTGCGTGGCCGTCGCCGGGCCGGTCACCGACGACGGCCGCTTCCAGCTGACCAACGCCCACTGGTCCGGCAGCGCCGAGGAGGTCCGCGCCGATCTGGGGCTGGACCATGTGGAACTGATCAACGACTTCGAGGCGCTGGCGCTGGCGCTGCCCACCCTGCAGCCCGGCGACCTGCGCGTGCTGGGCGAGCGGGCGCCCGGCGGCCAGACCCCCGCGGCGGTGCTCGGGCCGGGCACCGGGCTGGGGGTGGCCGCCCTGGTGCGGGCCGGGGAGCGGCTGGTGGCGATCCCCAGCGAGGGCGGCCATGTCGACCTGCCCGCCACCACCCCCCGCGAGCTGGAACTGGCGGCGATGCTGCGGGAGGAGCACGGCACCGCCGAGGCCGAGCGGCTGCTGTCGGGGGAGGGGATGACCCGGCTGTATGAGCTGATCGCCCGGATGCACGCGGTGCCGGTCCAGCCGCTGTCGGCCGCCCAGATCTGCGCCCGCCGCAGCGACCCGCTGTGCCAGGAGACGCTGGAGACCTTCTGCGCCCTGCTGGGCTCCTTCGCCGGGAACGTGGCGCTGACCTTCGGCGCCCGCGGCGGCGTCTACCTCGGCGGCGGCATCCTGCCGCGCATCTGGGACGTGCTGCGCCGCAGCGATTTCCGCCGCCGGTTCGAGTCCAAGCCGCCCATGGAACGCTATCTGCGGGCCATCCCCACCGCCCTCATCGTCGCCCCGACCCCCGCGCTGGCGGGGGCCGCCGCCCGTCTGGCCTCCCTGGAGCCGGTGTGAACGCCGAAGACCTGCTGAATGTGTGCCCGGTCATCCCCGTGGTGGTGCTGCGGGACGCCGATCACGCGGTGCCGCTGGCGCGCGCCCTGGTGGCCGGGGGCCTGCCCGCCGTCGAGGTCACCTTGCGCACCCCCGCCGCGCTGGAGGCCATCAAGCGGATCGCCGCCGAGGTCCCCGAGGCCGTGGTCGGCGCCGGCACCGTCGTCACCGCCGCCCAGGCCGCCCAGGCGGCCGGCGCGGGCGCCCGTTTCCTGGTCAGCCCCGGCTGCACCGACACGCTGCGGCGGGCGATGACCGACACCGGCCTGCCGTTCCTGGCCGGGGTCTCCTCGGCCTCGGAGGCCATGGCCCTGCTGGAGCACGGCATCACCGCCATGAAGTTCTTCCCCGCCCAGGCCGCGGGGGGCCCCGCCTATCTCAAGGCGCTGGCCGGGCCGCTGCCGCAGGTCCGCTTCTGCCCGACCGGCGGCATCACCCCCCAGACCGCCCCCGACTACCTGGCCCTGCCCAACGTCGGCTGCGTCGGCGGCAGCTGGCTGGCCCCCGAGGAGGCGATGCGCGCCGGCGCCTGGGACCGCATCCGGCAACTGGCGCGCCAGGCCGCGGCGCTGCGCTGATCAGCCCTCGGCCAGGACGCGCACGACCGCCTCGGCGAGCTGCGCGGCGTCGGCCACGCAGCGGTAGTCCACGTGCTCGGGCAGATCGGAGGGCAGGTGGTAGTGCGGCAGCAGCTTGTCCTCGTCCACCGACACCAGGCAGACCGTGGGGTAGCCGTACCGGTTGGGCACCACGCCGTCGGTGCTGTTGCGCGAGCGCAGGCCGCGCAGCAGGGTCACGCCCAGCTCCCGGGCGCAGCGGGCGACCAGGTCGCCGAAGGCGGCGTCGTAGCGCTCCATGCGCAGCGGGCCCTCGGCATCGAGCATGACCAGCCTGCCCGACCCCACCGTGTCCAGGTTGAGGAACCAGGTGCTCTCGCGGGGCAGCTCGGGGAAGTGGCGGCGGGCGAAGCCGCGGATGCCCTCCTGCAGCGCCTCCTCCGCACCCGCCGACAGCAGCACCACCCGCAGCCCTTCGACGGGCCGCTCCCGCAGCGCCTCGGCCAGCGCGATGAGCACCGCCACCCCGCTGAGGTTGTCGTTGGCGCCCGGCACCGCCCGGCGGGAGGCGATGTCGGCCATCGCCGCCGCGGTCAGCGCGCTCAAGACCGCGCCCGTTCGCCGCACCCTTGCCGAGCCGGTGGCGCTGCCCAGCGCCGCCAGCACCGGCCCGGCCATCGCCGCCCACCACAGCGGCGGGTTCTCCGTCATCCGCTCCACCACGTGCGGGAAACGGCGCGCCAGCCGGCGCTCCAGCCGCTGGTCGAAGATCAGCCCGGACGGCGCCGCGTCGTGGTGGGCCATCACCACCAGCGTCCGCGGGGCCCGGGCGTCGCCCAGCTCGGCCACCACGTTGCAGGCGGTGCGCCGCCGGTCCACCACCCGCCGCGCCAGCTGCCGCCCGTAGGAGATCTCATCGGCCAGCCCGGCCGCGGCCACCGCGCCGCCCAGCGTCCCCAGCACCGGGGAGCGCCCCCCGGCCAGGCCGGCCAGCGCGCCCAGCACGGCCAGCGCGCCCACGGGGCGGGCGTAGGAGGAGAACGCCGGTTCCTCCTCCACCTCGGCCCGGCAGCCCAGCGCCCGCAGCCGGCGCGCGATCAGATGGGCGGCCCGGCGTTCCCCCGGCGAGCAGGGCGGGCGTTCGATCGCGGCCAGTTCCTCGACGGTGGCGCGCAGCCCGCTCTCGGCGGGCCGGGGCACGTTCGGCACCGGGTGCGGCGAGCGCAGAGACATGTGTGAAAGATTCTCACCTTTTCTGCCGCCCGGTCCACCGCCCCGGGACGGATCCGCCGGGGCCGGGCGCGGTCCCTCCGGCCCCGGACGGAGCGAGATCACCGGCCGCACGGCGGGTCATAGGGGAGTCCGGGCACGTACTTGGCCCACTGGGCCGGGGTGATCACATCGCCGACGCTGTGGCACAGGATGCGGGTCATGAACTCCGGATCGGTGTTCCACACATCGACCGTGTCGCTGGTGGACACCAGCAACGGCGTCGGCCCCTGGGAGCTGTAGGACAGGTCCTCGCTCTCCCGCGAGTCGTAGGCGAAAGAGGCCCGGTGAACCGGGGCGTCCGGGTTGCTGACGTCCCACAGCTCGATGTGCGGGGAGGTCTCGCCGGTGAAGGAGGGGGAGGCGGCGGACCCGGCGGTCCAGGCCAGGGTGCGGCCGTCGGGGCTGAAGGCCAGGCCCTTGCCGGAGCCCACCGTGCGCATCAGCACCGGTTCCCCGACGATCCGGTCGCCCTGGACCCGCCACAGGCGGGTGGTGTCCCGGCTGTCGCTGACCGCCAGCAGCCCGCCGTCGGGACGGAAAGCCGAGGTGGCGAAGCCGGAGTCGCCCGCATCCGGGGTGAGCCGCAGGGTCGGGTGCTGCACCGGGCGGCTCGGGTCGGCGGTGTTCCACGACAGCAGCGTGTCGGCGGTGGTGGCGACCAGCAGGTTCCCCTTGGGCGCGAAGGTGACGTCGTAGACCTCGCCGCGCATCGACGTCAGCTGCCGGGGAGCGGCGGGGGTGGACACGTCGAACAGCCTCACCGACGCCGGACCCGTCCTGGCCGGCAGGAAGTCGTTGTTGTCGGCCACGGCCAGGATCCGGCCGTCCGGGCTGAAGGAGACGTCCTCGACGCCGTTGCTGAGGCCGGTGACGGTGCCCACCACCGGGGCGCCGGGCCGGCCGGTGTCGCGCAACCGCACCACGGGCCTGGCGTCGCCGCCCTTGCCCGCCATCTCGCTGACGGCCAGGATCCGGCCGTCCGGGCTGAAGTCGGCGCCCTGGGCGCCGACTTGACCGCTGCCCGGCAGCTCGGCCAGCCGGCGCATGCCCCCTTCGCCGGTCAAGTCCACCAGCAGGCCGAAGTTCGCGCCCTGGATCACCAGCAGCCGCCGGGGACCGCCGCTGAAGCGCGTGGTGACCTGGAAACCGGACGGGACCGTGCCGTAGGTGGCCACCGAGCTCAGCCGCAGGGTGTTCTCGACATACCACAAGTAGACGCCCCCATAGGTGGCGTGCAGCAGCCGGTGGCCGCGCGAGGCGAACAGCGCCGGGCCGGTCCGCCCCGCCGAGTCGCCCATCCCGGCCAGCCGGTTGACCAGCCTCGGCTGCGTGGGGGAGGGGAGGTTCCACAGCAGCGTGTCCCGGTTGCAGACGGTGGCCAGCGTCTTGCCGTCCGGGCTGAAGGCGGTCGAGAGCAGCTCCCCCGGGCAGTTGAAGGCCGCCCCCTCCTTCTTCGCCGCGGCCAGGCGCCGCGGCTTGCCCGGGTTCTGCACGTCCCACAGGCGGAACACGATGTCCTTGGAGTCTCCCGGGCCGGCCAGCGTCTTGCCGTCCGGGCTGAAGGAGACCCGGCGCAGGATCTTCTCCTGCGACAGCCGAGCGTTCGGCTCCCCGCCGGCGACCTTCGCCAGCGCGGAGGTGCGCTCGGGGTCGAGGGGGTCCCACAGCCGCACCGTGCCGTCCAGGCCGGCGCTGGCCAGCAGCTTCCCCGACGGCGCGAACGCCACCGAGTCCACCGCGCCCTTGTGCCCGGTCAGCGTGCGCAGCGTGCGCGGGGCGCCGGTGGCGGGGATCTCCCACAGCCGCACGCGGCCGTTGCCCAGCCCGAGGGCGAGCATGCGGCCGTCCGGGCTGAAGGCCAGCGAGGCGACCTTGGCCGGCTGATTGGCGGGGACGGTGAGCTCCCGGGGCGCGGAGGGGTTGCTCACATCCCACAGCCGCACCGGCGTCCGGCCCGGCCCGGCGTCGGTGACGGCGGCGGCCACCAGCCGCCCGTCCGGGCTCAGCGCCACGCCCCTGGAGCCGCCGGCGCTCAGCCGGGCCAGGCTGCGGCCCTTGCCGGTGTCCCACAGCGCCACGTCGCTGCCCGTGGAGACGGCCAGCCGCGTGGCGTCGGCGTTGAGCGAGATGTCCCAGGCGGGGACCCCGGCGTTGAACACCCCCGGCAGCTCCAGGGAGGAGAACAGCGCCGCGGTGCCGGAGGCCGGGTCGGTCCGGTAGGCGATGATGCTGAGCTGTTTGGCCAGGCCCGGCTGGCTGGAGCGCAGGTTCTCGGCCTCGGAGGCCACCAGGCGGGCCACGGCGACGTCGCGCTGGCGGGCGGTGTCGCGCTGGGCGCGGGCGGTCTCC contains these protein-coding regions:
- a CDS encoding thioesterase family protein, with the protein product MTYEFDLDTRVEPDGEDAYLADITDRWHTPNGTPNGGYTLAVCLQALRHRLPLPDPIAVSAHYLRPAGVGKARITTETVKTGRRLATGMASLWQDGKEMLRVVASFGDLDKARGRTLVLGRAPRLPDPETLSDALGGLSMPGLSLAGRVEYRLAEPPGWMRGEPGGKPQWEFWMRFRDGREPDALSLPFFVDAMAPAVLDIGEASLTVELTVHVRRRPVPGWLACRVSTRYVMDGFHEEDMEIWDSAGNLVAQSRQLGLLLSA
- a CDS encoding ROK family transcriptional regulator, which encodes MLRLIREGVCTRAELGRLTGLSRPAVALRVSELIARGLVIERPGGPSSGGRPPARLEFNAAGGAVLVANLGQRRGQVAVCDLAGRILVQSDPDLPAHPDPQALPQWLTEHWDELLGKAGLTRAAVRGVGVGSPGAAGIAGGTAPVPLRRLVPPAPAPRPDGIDLRPALAERFPVPAYFDNDVNVAALGEYQARYRGQIDDLLFVKLSTGIGAGLIAGGRIQRGALGAAGEIGHIPVRDGEGVPCRCGNFDCVEAVAGGAALTAATGAADLAELALRVRGGDPAAVAPVRRAGRRIGEVIAAAVNLLNPAVVVLGGDLVETGEPLIAGVREAVYQRATALATRQLRIEPSTLGDAAGLTGCAAMVLDHILSPAAIDECLAAAR
- the edd gene encoding phosphogluconate dehydratase codes for the protein MPPTLHPVVARVTERIAGRSAARRADYLARIADAGRGNERDGRVRPARTALGCANLAHGFAACAPADKLALRGADAPNIAIVTAYNDMLSAHQPLKDYPDLLKRAIGQAGGTAQVAGGVPAMCDGVTQGRAGMELSLFSRDVVAMATAVALAHDMFDGVLLLGVCDKIVPGLVIGALAFGHLPAILVPAGPMASGLPNAQKAKVRKLFAEGKATREELLEAEAASYHSPGTCTFYGTANSNQLLMEVMGLHLPGASFVPPGTALREALTLEAGRRITELTALGGSYTPVGELLDERAFVNGVVALLATGGSTNHTLHLVAMAAAAGIELTWDDFDELSAVTPLLTRLYPNGGADVNHFHAAGGTGFLIGELLEAGLLHADARTVGGKTLDDYRVTPELGEEGELVWRPAPRDSADTSVLRPVADPFDTHGGLRTVSGNLGRAVVKVSAVDPAHRAVQAPARVFASQQELQEAFRAGELDGDVVVVVRHQGPRANGMPELHKLTPPLSVLQDRGHKVALVTDGRMSGASGSVLAAIHLSPEAAAGGPLARVRDGDLIRLDADEGVLQVLVPEEELAAREPAAAPGEQVGTGRELFAAFRRAVGPAERGAAVFTS
- the glk gene encoding glucokinase; translated protein: MTAMAPSAERPWLVADIGGTNARFGLIQAPGAPPSRVQVLALRDHAGLAEATATYLARHAGDVRPGAACVAVAGPVTDDGRFQLTNAHWSGSAEEVRADLGLDHVELINDFEALALALPTLQPGDLRVLGERAPGGQTPAAVLGPGTGLGVAALVRAGERLVAIPSEGGHVDLPATTPRELELAAMLREEHGTAEAERLLSGEGMTRLYELIARMHAVPVQPLSAAQICARRSDPLCQETLETFCALLGSFAGNVALTFGARGGVYLGGGILPRIWDVLRRSDFRRRFESKPPMERYLRAIPTALIVAPTPALAGAAARLASLEPV
- the eda gene encoding bifunctional 4-hydroxy-2-oxoglutarate aldolase/2-dehydro-3-deoxy-phosphogluconate aldolase, encoding MNAEDLLNVCPVIPVVVLRDADHAVPLARALVAGGLPAVEVTLRTPAALEAIKRIAAEVPEAVVGAGTVVTAAQAAQAAGAGARFLVSPGCTDTLRRAMTDTGLPFLAGVSSASEAMALLEHGITAMKFFPAQAAGGPAYLKALAGPLPQVRFCPTGGITPQTAPDYLALPNVGCVGGSWLAPEEAMRAGAWDRIRQLARQAAALR
- a CDS encoding M28 family metallopeptidase, producing the protein MSLRSPHPVPNVPRPAESGLRATVEELAAIERPPCSPGERRAAHLIARRLRALGCRAEVEEEPAFSSYARPVGALAVLGALAGLAGGRSPVLGTLGGAVAAAGLADEISYGRQLARRVVDRRRTACNVVAELGDARAPRTLVVMAHHDAAPSGLIFDQRLERRLARRFPHVVERMTENPPLWWAAMAGPVLAALGSATGSARVRRTGAVLSALTAAAMADIASRRAVPGANDNLSGVAVLIALAEALRERPVEGLRVVLLSAGAEEALQEGIRGFARRHFPELPRESTWFLNLDTVGSGRLVMLDAEGPLRMERYDAAFGDLVARCARELGVTLLRGLRSRNSTDGVVPNRYGYPTVCLVSVDEDKLLPHYHLPSDLPEHVDYRCVADAAQLAEAVVRVLAEG
- a CDS encoding WD40 repeat domain-containing serine/threonine protein kinase, translating into MADPLEPGDPERLGEYWLAGRLGAGSQGVVYEGYGEDGTRVAIKVFHAPDGAAADLERMAREVEAAQRVSSFCTAKILSVQMTGPRPYIVSEYVEGRSLGRVVKEGRRFTGDDLHRLAIGIATALTAIHEAGVIHRDLKPDNVLLGPDGPRVIDFGIARTLEMSLTPLGNPAGTPVYMAPEVYQGKRAGAAADVFAWGAILYFAATGEHAFRADSLPAVMHRVLTTQPDLEPLPEKLRPLVKAALDKDPLARPTARSLLSALVGGPSADTGGLMAAGTAQAEQLAQTGPQDPALGQIAEQIYQSLSAEDRELVPELFLRLVLATEDGDIASRRLPADELFDRPQMEQTAALQRIVAAFGPVLTHTEDGQIALSRPALLRAWPRLRDWIDQDRQGLVGHGHIRQAARTWNTHGRRRTDVLTGTRLQDALLWAAHHQRPALNRLERAFLDASTQAQTRAARLRQIATVTLAVLLVLALASTGVAVQARQSAVSAQKETARAQRDTARQRDVAVARLVASEAENLRSSQPGLAKQLSIIAYRTDPASGTAALFSSLELPGVFNAGVPAWDISLNADATRLAVSTGSDVALWDTGKGRSLARLSAGGSRGVALSPDGRLVAAAVTDAGPGRTPVRLWDVSNPSAPRELTVPANQPAKVASLAFSPDGRMLALGLGNGRVRLWEIPATGAPRTLRTLTGHKGAVDSVAFAPSGKLLASAGLDGTVRLWDPLDPERTSALAKVAGGEPNARLSQEKILRRVSFSPDGKTLAGPGDSKDIVFRLWDVQNPGKPRRLAAAKKEGAAFNCPGELLSTAFSPDGKTLATVCNRDTLLWNLPSPTQPRLVNRLAGMGDSAGRTGPALFASRGHRLLHATYGGVYLWYVENTLRLSSVATYGTVPSGFQVTTRFSGGPRRLLVIQGANFGLLVDLTGEGGMRRLAELPGSGQVGAQGADFSPDGRILAVSEMAGKGGDARPVVRLRDTGRPGAPVVGTVTGLSNGVEDVSFSPDGRILAVADNNDFLPARTGPASVRLFDVSTPAAPRQLTSMRGEVYDVTFAPKGNLLVATTADTLLSWNTADPSRPVQHPTLRLTPDAGDSGFATSAFRPDGGLLAVSDSRDTTRLWRVQGDRIVGEPVLMRTVGSGKGLAFSPDGRTLAWTAGSAASPSFTGETSPHIELWDVSNPDAPVHRASFAYDSRESEDLSYSSQGPTPLLVSTSDTVDVWNTDPEFMTRILCHSVGDVITPAQWAKYVPGLPYDPPCGR